In the genome of Pongo pygmaeus isolate AG05252 chromosome 9, NHGRI_mPonPyg2-v2.0_pri, whole genome shotgun sequence, one region contains:
- the LOC129008892 gene encoding olfactory receptor 51A7-like, whose product MFLLNISEVEVSTFLLIGIPGLEHAHIWISIPICLMYLMAILGNCTILFVIRTEHSLQEPMYYFLSMLALSDLGLSFSSVPTILRIFLFNNMGISADACIAQEFFIHGFTDMESSVLLTMSFDRFVAIHNPLRYSSILISFRVLQIGLAFAIKSILLVLPLPFTLKRLRYCNKCLLSHSYCLHQDIMKLACSDNRVNFYYGLFVALCRMSDSAFIAISYVFILKTVLGVASHGERLKALNTCVSHICAVLIFYVPIITLATMLRFAKHKSPLAMILIADAFLLVPPLMNPIVYCVKTWQIRVKVLEKLVLKPK is encoded by the coding sequence ATGTTTCTGCTCAATATCTCAGAAGTTGAAGTCTCCACATTCCTATTGATTGGGATACCAGGACTTGAGCATGCACACATTTGGATCTCTATCCCCATCTGTCTTATGTACCTCATGGCCATCCTGGGCAACTGCACCATCCTATTTGTTATCAGAACAGAGCATTCCCTGCAAGAGCCCATGTACTATTTCCTCTCCATGCTGGCCCTGTCTGACCTGGGCCTGTCTTTCTCCTCCGTACCCACTATACTGAGAATCTTCTTGTTCAACAACATGGGGATTTCTGCTGATGCATGCATTGCCCAGGAATTCTTCATCCATGGATTCACAGACATGGAGTCTTCAGTCCTCCTAACCATGTCCTTTGATCGCTTTGTAGCCATTCACAACCCCCTAAGATATAGCTCTATTCTTATCAGCTTCAGGGTGTTGCAAATTGGACTGGCATTTGCTATTAAAAGCATTCTGCTAGTGCTACCCCTTCCTTTTACTTTAAAGAGACTCAGATACTGTAATAAATGCCTTTTATCCCACTCCTACTGCCTTCACCAGGATATAATGAAGCTGGCCTGCTCTGACAATAGGGTTAACTTTTACTATGGTTTGTTCGTTGCACTCTGCAGGATGTCAGACAGTGCTTTTATTGCTATTTCCTATGTGTTCATCCTGAAGACTGTGTTGGGTGTCGCATCCCATGGGGAGCGGCTCAAAGCTCTTAACACCTGTGTGTCTCATATCTGTGCTGTACTCATCTTCTATGTGCCCATCATCACCCTGGCTACCATGCTTCGCTTTGCTAAGCATAAATCCCCTTTAGCTATGATTCTGATAGCAGATGCATTCTTGCTGGTACCACCCTTGATGAATCCCATTGTGTATTGTGTAAAAACTTGGCAGATTAGAGTAAAGGTCCTGGAAAAGTTGGTTCTGAAGCCTAAATGA
- the LOC129008968 gene encoding olfactory receptor 51F2, translated as MTETSLSSQSFPMSVLNNTNAQPLIFFLTGIPGLKATQYWISIPFCLLYVVALSGNSMILFVVLCEWSLHKPMYYFLSMLSATDLSLSLCTLSTTLGVFWFEARETNLNACIAQMFFLHGFTFMESGVLLAMAFDRFVAICYPLRYTTILTNARIAKIGMSMLIRNVAVMLPVVLFVKRLSFCSSMVLSHSYCYHVDLIQLSCPDNRINSILGLFALFSTTGFDCPCILLSCILIIRSVLSIASSEERQKAFNTCTSHISAVAIFYIPLISLSLVHRFGHPAPPFVHIIMANVFLLIPPVLNPIIYSVKTKQIQKAIIKVLIQKHSKSNLQLFLIKDKAISE; from the coding sequence ATGACTGAAACATCCCTGTCTTCTCAGTCCTTCCCTATGTCAGTCCTCAATAATACCAATGCTCAGCCTCTGATCTTCTTCCTGACGGGCATTCCAGGCCTGAAAGCCACCCAGTACTGGATCTCCATCCCTTTTTGTCTCCTATATGTTGTTGCCCTCTCTGGAAATAGCATGATCCTGTTTGTGGTCCTCTGTGAATGGAGCCTCCATAAGCCTATGTACTATTTCCTCTCTATGCTTTCAGCCACAGACCTGAGCTTGTCCCTGTGTACACTTTCTACTACCCTTGGTGTCTTCTGGTTTGAAGCCCGagaaaccaacctaaatgcctgcATTGCCCAGATGTTCTTTCTACACGGATTTACTTTCATGGAGTCTGGGGTTCTACTGGCCATGGCCTTTGATCGTTTTGTGGCCATCTGTTACCCACTGAGATACACTACCATCCTTACCAATGCCCGAATTGCCAAGATTGGGATGAGCATGTTGATAAGAAATGTTGCCGTCATGTTGCCAGTTGTGCTGTTTGTCAAGAGGTTGTCCTTCTGCAGTTCTATGGTCCTTTCACATTCTTACTGCTACCATGTTGATCTCATCCAACTCTCCTGCCCAGACAATAGGATCAACAGCATCCTTGGTCTGTTTGCGCTTTTCTCCACTACAGGGTTTGACTGCCCTTGCATCCTGCTCTCCTGTATCCTGATCATTCGATCTGTCCTCAGCATTGCTTCCTCAGAGGAGAGGCAGAAAGCCTTCAACACCTGCACATCCCACATCAGTGCTGTTGCCATCTTCTACATCCCTCTCATCAGCTTGTCTCTTGTCCATCGCTTTGGCCATCCAGCACCTCCATTTGTCCACATCATCATGGCCAATGTCTTTCTGCTAATCCCTCCTGTGCTCAACCCTATTATCTACAGTGTGAAGACTAAGCAGATTCAAAAGGCCATTATCAAGGTCTTAATTCAGAAGCACTCCAAATCTAATCTTCAGCTATTTCTGATTAAAGATAAAGCCATTTCTGAATAA